CAGCGCCGGGAACGTCTCCAGCAGCCAGATGCTGACATTCGAGACCGCACCGGTGAGGAAGCCGACGCCGGTGATGATCATCAGCACGCCCATGGCACGCTCGACATTGACGAGGTGGCCCTTCATGCGCGCGAACAGTTTTGAAAACTGCTCGATCATCAGCGCCGCGATCAGGAACGGAATTCCGAGGCCCGCCGAATAGACCGCGAGCAGCCCTGCGCCCTTCGTCACCGTCGTCTCGGTCGCCGCGATCGACAGGATCGCGGCGAGGATCGGACCGATGCACGGCGTCCAGCCGAACGCGAAGGCCAACCCCATGATATAGGCGCCCCAGAGCCCGACCGGCTTCGGGATCGGGAGCCGGCCTTCACGCATCAAGAAGCCGATGCGTGTCAGCCCGAGGAAGTGCAGGCCCATCAGGATGATGACGACGCCGGCAAGGATCGACAATTCCGCCGACCAGGCGCGGATCAGGGAGCCGATCAGCGAGGCGCTGGCGCCGAGCGCCACGAACACCGTGGAGAAGCCGAGCACGAACAGCAGCGCCGACATCATGATCGCGCGCTTCGAAGCGGCAGTCGGTTCGTCGCTCTCGACGTGCTCGATCGTGGCGCCGGTGAGATAGATCAGATAGGGCGGGACCAGGGGCAGGACGCAGGGCGAGAGGAAGCTGACGAGACCGGCAATCATCGCCGCGGGAATCGAAACATTTTGCATGATGCAATCAGAACCATCCGCGACCGCCAAGCTGCGCGCGGGGAATGCGCGCGGGGCCGGCGCCGCACCGGCTCTGGTGTAGCCGATGGCGGGGAATGCGCAACAGAGGCGCGATCAAACCAGGGCTCCTCCCGATGCCCTCTGTGATCACAGATGCGGCATCGGGACGCGCACAAATCTCGCCAAAAAGCGAGATTCGGCGGCGTGGCTACTTCACCACGCGGAGCAGCGGACGCCGGGGCTGGTCCTGCGTCTGCTTGGAGGGGGGCAGCGGCTCGCTGGCAGCGCTCCGCAACATTTCGTCGCACAGGGCCTTGAGGTCGGCGCTGTCAATTCCTTTGAGCTTCATCCTGACATCGAGGATGACGATCGAGAGCAACTCGGCCGACTCACGGCTGTTGCTCTCGTTCAGAACCTTGCGGCACTCCTCGAGCGTTTCGAGCACCGACTGCAATTGTTCGTCTGTATGCGACACCGGCGTTCTTTCCGTTATTTCGGGCTGCGAGACGTGCTTGAAACGATGCCCTCGGCCCCCAAAGCGCGCGAAGGATAGCACGAGGAATCCGAGCCCTCGAATACGATTTCAATGTGTTTCTGCGTCGAAACTGCGGTTCCCGACGGCATTGCTCGGCGGCGCAAGTCTGAACGGCCAAGCAAGTCGGAACGGTCGAAGATGAAACGCTTGGCGAGGTATGATCGATCCATTTCACGGGAACGCGCGTCGGCTCTCACGCCGTCCTGAGGTCCACATGGACCCGGCAATCCCGCAGCCACAGCAAGGCTCGCAACGGAACGCACAACTACCCCTCTTCCGAGCAACAATTTGCCCGATTCCCAACGCTAGCAACACTCCAATACCATATCGGGCGCGGTAAGTATGGCGTTCAAAACTCACCGTTCCCCAACCCGTCGTGGTTGTGGTTTGCGCTAGATTCTGCCAGTTTAGCGGTCCGAAGGGACTTGTATGCACTCCTTGGCGGAAAGGGGCGTTCCTCTGGAGGAACGCCTAAAAACCAATATCAGCGGCCTGTCCGATTGGGACGCGGCCCGCATTTTCCTGGAAGTCGTTCGATGCGGCAGTTTCCGCTCGGCGGCCGAACGCTTGTCGTTGTCGATCAACGCTGTCCGGCGCCGAATCGATGATTTCGAGCGCCAGACCGGCACGACGCTTTTTACCCGTGACGTCCACGGCACCCATCTGACCGATGAAGGCGCGATGGTGGTGTCCGCCGTCGAACGCATGGAGGCGGCGGCCTTCGACGTGCTGCGCACCAGCGATTCCGCCGCCAACGCCCTCACCGGCGAGGTCCGCGTCGCCGTCACCGAAGGATTGGGGACGTTCTGGCTCGCTCCGCGGCTGGTCGAATTCCAGCAGGCCTATCCGAATGTGCTGGTCGATTTGCATTGCGCGATGCGGTCGGCCGACGTCAGCAGGCACGAGGCCGACGTCGCCATCCACCTGTCGCGGCCCTCGGCCCTCGACGTCAAGCTGGTGCGGCTCGGCCGCATGCATCTGATGTTCTGGGCCTCCGAAAAATACCTTGAGAAATACGGCACGCCGCGCTCGGCCCACGAATTG
This genomic interval from Bradyrhizobium guangzhouense contains the following:
- a CDS encoding cytochrome c biogenesis CcdA family protein → MQNVSIPAAMIAGLVSFLSPCVLPLVPPYLIYLTGATIEHVESDEPTAASKRAIMMSALLFVLGFSTVFVALGASASLIGSLIRAWSAELSILAGVVIILMGLHFLGLTRIGFLMREGRLPIPKPVGLWGAYIMGLAFAFGWTPCIGPILAAILSIAATETTVTKGAGLLAVYSAGLGIPFLIAALMIEQFSKLFARMKGHLVNVERAMGVLMIITGVGFLTGAVSNVSIWLLETFPALQTIG
- a CDS encoding LysR family transcriptional regulator codes for the protein MHSLAERGVPLEERLKTNISGLSDWDAARIFLEVVRCGSFRSAAERLSLSINAVRRRIDDFERQTGTTLFTRDVHGTHLTDEGAMVVSAVERMEAAAFDVLRTSDSAANALTGEVRVAVTEGLGTFWLAPRLVEFQQAYPNVLVDLHCAMRSADVSRHEADVAIHLSRPSALDVKLVRLGRMHLMFWASEKYLEKYGTPRSAHELVKHRLVLQFADQLAAKETFESFFPGVQERDLLVMKTNVSSANYWAVANGAGIGVFPSYAIALGGKLIPLEVELNRPLDIWLSYHPGSGRIPRVRHMIDWLIDAFNPARFPWFKEEFVHPHEFKDSYMGEPLTQLFGGFSTEEQR